Proteins from one Deinococcus actinosclerus genomic window:
- a CDS encoding 1,4-dihydroxy-6-naphthoate synthase — translation MDALSPVSSPESSAELPAVLDLGYSFCPNDTFIFHALHAGLVQGPLPVREVLEDVQTLNEWAVAGRLPMTKISYRAYFEVMDRYVALRAGGALGRGVGPLVVTRGDVQDLNGRTVASPGALTTAELLLRLVFPGVNVVRMRYDEVMPAVQRGEFGGQPIDAGLIIHESRFTFHEYGLTRLLDLGAWWEGETGLPLPLGAILVRRDLPHDVQRGLNAAVRASLEYAYAHPDAARAYIREHALEMSDEVMQAHIDLYVNPFSLDVGEEGERAVRELHRRAVEVGATRPSAWPLFVE, via the coding sequence ATGGACGCCCTCTCCCCTGTTTCGTCCCCCGAGTCCTCCGCCGAGTTGCCGGCGGTGCTGGACCTGGGGTACTCGTTCTGCCCGAACGACACGTTCATCTTTCACGCGCTGCATGCGGGGCTGGTGCAGGGGCCGCTGCCGGTGCGCGAGGTACTGGAGGACGTGCAGACCCTGAACGAGTGGGCCGTGGCGGGGCGGCTGCCGATGACGAAGATCAGTTACCGCGCGTACTTCGAGGTGATGGACCGGTACGTGGCGCTGCGCGCGGGCGGGGCGCTGGGGCGGGGCGTGGGGCCGCTGGTCGTGACGCGCGGGGACGTGCAGGACCTGAACGGGCGCACGGTGGCGTCGCCGGGCGCGCTGACCACGGCGGAGTTGCTGCTGCGGCTGGTGTTCCCGGGGGTGAACGTGGTGCGGATGCGCTACGACGAGGTGATGCCCGCCGTGCAGCGCGGCGAGTTCGGGGGACAGCCCATCGACGCGGGCCTGATCATTCACGAGTCGCGCTTCACCTTCCACGAGTACGGCCTGACCCGCCTGCTCGACCTGGGCGCGTGGTGGGAGGGAGAAACGGGGCTGCCGCTCCCGCTGGGTGCGATCCTGGTGCGCCGCGACCTGCCGCACGACGTGCAGCGCGGCCTGAACGCGGCGGTGCGGGCCAGCCTGGAGTATGCGTACGCGCACCCGGACGCGGCCCGCGCGTACATCCGCGAGCACGCGCTGGAGATGTCGGACGAGGTGATGCAGGCGCATATCGACCTGTACGTGAACCCCTTCAGCCTGGACGTGGGCGAGGAGGGCGAGCGGGCCGTGCGGGAACTGCACCGCCGCGCGGTGGAGGTCGGGGCGACCCGTCCCTCGGCATGGCCGCTGTTTGTGGAGTGA
- a CDS encoding DUF6174 domain-containing protein: MTPTRVRLPLRPLVTGLLAAALGSAALAGGGTAPLNPASQTTAPFGCRAGYVRPDFRALTAQLTQARALWASRRPANYTYDVNQIAAPVLFPGTRVTVSGGRVTRTALAPGQEGTVNPALSARTMDARFDEMAATLKAQAKAPCPIVRQTFDSAYGYPTRFASGLGDEGIMDGFGEWTISNFTVN; this comes from the coding sequence ATGACCCCCACCCGCGTCCGTCTTCCCCTGCGTCCTCTCGTCACGGGCCTGCTGGCCGCCGCCCTGGGCAGCGCCGCGCTGGCCGGGGGCGGCACCGCGCCGCTGAACCCGGCTTCCCAGACCACCGCCCCCTTCGGCTGCCGCGCCGGGTATGTCCGCCCGGACTTCCGGGCCCTGACCGCCCAGCTGACCCAGGCCCGCGCCCTGTGGGCCAGCCGGCGCCCCGCGAACTACACCTACGACGTGAACCAGATCGCCGCGCCCGTCCTGTTCCCCGGCACCCGCGTCACGGTCAGCGGCGGCCGCGTGACCCGCACCGCCCTGGCCCCCGGGCAGGAAGGCACCGTGAACCCCGCCCTGTCCGCGCGCACCATGGACGCCCGCTTCGACGAGATGGCCGCCACCCTGAAGGCCCAGGCGAAAGCCCCCTGCCCCATCGTCCGGCAGACCTTCGACTCCGCCTACGGCTACCCCACCCGCTTCGCGTCCGGCCTTGGCGACGAGGGCATCATGGACGGCTTCGGCGAGTGGACCATCAGCAACTTCACGGTGAACTGA
- the ribF gene encoding riboflavin biosynthesis protein RibF, which yields MKTYVSPGQRPDTATVVAVGSFDGVHLGHQALIAQLKAKAREHRVPSVVYTFDPPTRVLTQGVEFLSTLPEKLDLLARYGVDETIAAAFTPEFASRPKEAFLDDLRLLRPRAIVVGEDFHFGRGRAGRAADLREVAPEVVVVPIHGLSGEDIKSTRVREYLKSGDVDGARRLLGRHYDAQGVVVQGDQLGRTIGWPTANIRVPDGKALPLGVFAVVAVGDHGRWHGMANVGFRPTVNGQDRRFEVHLFDFSGDLYGQELQVKFFTHLRGEQKFSGLDELKAQIARDAQAARDALKDVR from the coding sequence GTGAAGACGTACGTGTCGCCCGGCCAGCGCCCGGACACCGCCACGGTGGTCGCGGTCGGGTCGTTTGACGGGGTGCACCTGGGGCATCAGGCGCTCATCGCGCAGCTGAAGGCCAAGGCGCGCGAGCACCGGGTGCCCAGCGTGGTGTACACCTTCGATCCGCCCACGCGGGTCCTGACGCAGGGCGTGGAGTTCCTGTCCACCCTCCCGGAGAAGCTGGACCTGCTGGCCCGCTACGGCGTGGACGAGACCATCGCGGCGGCCTTCACGCCGGAGTTCGCGTCCCGCCCGAAGGAGGCGTTCCTGGATGACCTGCGCCTGCTGCGCCCGCGCGCGATCGTCGTCGGGGAGGACTTCCACTTCGGGCGGGGGCGCGCCGGGAGAGCCGCGGACCTGCGCGAGGTCGCGCCGGAGGTGGTCGTGGTGCCCATTCACGGCCTGAGCGGCGAGGACATCAAGAGCACCCGCGTGCGCGAGTACCTCAAGAGCGGCGACGTGGACGGCGCGCGCCGCCTGCTGGGCCGCCACTACGACGCGCAGGGCGTCGTCGTGCAGGGCGACCAGCTGGGGCGCACGATCGGCTGGCCCACCGCGAACATCCGCGTGCCGGACGGCAAGGCCCTGCCGCTGGGCGTGTTCGCGGTCGTGGCGGTCGGGGATCACGGGCGATGGCACGGCATGGCGAACGTGGGCTTCCGCCCCACCGTGAACGGTCAGGACCGCCGCTTCGAGGTGCACCTGTTCGACTTCAGCGGCGACCTGTACGGCCAGGAGTTGCAGGTCAAGTTCTTCACGCACCTGCGCGGCGAGCAGAAATTCTCGGGCCTGGACGAACTCAAAGCCCAGATTGCCCGCGACGCGCAGGCCGCCCGCGACGCCCTGAAAGACGTCCGGTAA
- a CDS encoding NUDIX domain-containing protein → MSGETTGETRVVYDGRIVRLELLDGKWEVVRHADAVAVLALNGAGEMLLVRQERRAVGAFTVEAPAGLIDAGETPEQAARRELQEEAGLDGDVTLITRFYSSPGFCDEFLHVFEATNLRESKLPHDEDEEGIEVLWLPPAQVLAGLRDGSLVGSASTVAAAMHAVILLAGRPGSA, encoded by the coding sequence ATGAGCGGCGAGACGACGGGTGAGACGAGGGTGGTGTATGACGGGCGGATCGTGCGCCTGGAACTCCTGGACGGCAAGTGGGAGGTGGTGCGGCACGCGGACGCGGTGGCGGTGCTGGCCCTGAACGGAGCCGGGGAGATGCTGCTGGTCCGCCAGGAGCGGCGCGCGGTGGGTGCGTTCACCGTAGAGGCCCCGGCCGGGCTGATTGACGCTGGCGAGACGCCCGAGCAGGCCGCGCGGCGCGAGTTGCAGGAGGAGGCGGGCCTGGACGGCGACGTGACGCTGATCACGCGCTTCTATTCCAGTCCGGGTTTCTGCGACGAGTTCCTGCATGTGTTCGAGGCGACGAACCTGCGCGAGAGCAAGCTGCCGCATGACGAGGACGAGGAGGGGATCGAGGTGCTGTGGCTGCCGCCCGCACAGGTCCTGGCGGGGCTGCGGGACGGGTCGCTGGTGGGCAGCGCGTCCACGGTGGCGGCCGCCATGCACGCCGTGATCCTGCTCGCGGGCCGCCCGGGGAGCGCGTGA
- the dgt gene encoding dGTP triphosphohydrolase has protein sequence MFTRPDLEAREAATLAPYATLSRDHGGREHAEDESETRTAFQKDRDRVLHTTAFRRLEAKTQVFLSAAGDHYRTRLTHTLEVQQVARSVALSLGLNETLSETIALAHDLGHPPFGHAGERVLNQLLADEGGFNHNLQARRIVTLLEHPKSEYPGLNLTHDTLDGLNKHHRAGLGQPSLEAQLVDAADALAYTAHDLDDGLRSGLITPAQLTGLPLWAELTRRAGVHGHDLSEQGRRTLHRQLLGWLIKDLTHASHASIKESGVTTPAEVRAQPTRLITYSPDMRALLRDAGTFLREHLYRHWRVEMQVEQATQVLQSLYHALMNRPSMLPPTYRALAASEGQPRATCDYLSGMTDRYALDTHATITPGGPATLWPR, from the coding sequence ATGTTCACCCGCCCGGACCTGGAAGCGCGCGAGGCCGCCACGCTGGCCCCCTACGCCACCCTCAGCCGCGACCACGGCGGACGCGAACACGCAGAAGACGAAAGCGAGACCCGCACTGCCTTCCAGAAGGACCGCGACCGGGTGCTGCACACCACCGCCTTCCGCCGCCTGGAAGCCAAGACGCAGGTGTTCCTCTCGGCCGCCGGGGACCACTACCGCACCCGCCTGACCCACACCCTGGAGGTCCAGCAGGTCGCCCGCAGCGTCGCCCTGAGCCTCGGCCTGAACGAGACGCTCTCCGAGACCATCGCCCTGGCCCACGACCTCGGCCACCCCCCGTTCGGGCACGCCGGGGAACGCGTCCTGAACCAGCTGCTGGCCGATGAGGGCGGCTTCAACCACAACCTCCAGGCGCGGCGCATCGTCACGCTGCTCGAACACCCCAAGAGCGAGTACCCGGGCCTGAACCTCACGCACGACACCCTGGACGGCCTGAACAAACACCACCGCGCGGGCCTGGGCCAACCCAGCCTGGAAGCGCAGCTCGTGGACGCCGCCGACGCCCTGGCGTACACCGCGCACGACCTCGACGACGGCCTGCGCAGCGGCCTGATCACCCCCGCACAGCTGACCGGGCTGCCCCTGTGGGCCGAACTCACCCGCCGCGCCGGCGTGCACGGCCACGACCTGAGCGAACAGGGCCGCCGCACCCTGCACCGCCAGCTGCTCGGGTGGCTGATCAAGGACCTCACGCACGCCAGCCACGCCAGCATCAAGGAGAGCGGCGTCACCACCCCCGCCGAGGTCCGCGCGCAGCCCACCCGCCTCATCACGTACAGCCCCGACATGCGCGCCCTGCTGCGCGATGCGGGCACCTTCCTGCGCGAGCACCTCTACCGCCACTGGCGGGTCGAGATGCAGGTGGAACAGGCCACCCAGGTCCTCCAGAGCCTGTACCACGCCCTGATGAACCGCCCCAGCATGCTCCCGCCCACCTACCGCGCCCTGGCCGCCAGCGAAGGCCAGCCGCGCGCCACCTGCGACTACCTCAGCGGCATGACCGACCGCTACGCACTGGACACGCACGCCACCATCACCCCCGGCGGCCCCGCCACCCTCTGGCCCCGCTGA
- a CDS encoding CBS domain-containing protein has product MTTPLLVKDAMHARAVTLFPHSTLTDAVVTMQELRVKRLPVVQDGRVVGIVTDGEVRRALPTLSEGLTPWAFTDRVGRVRARDIMRHPVLTVTPDAPLTAALRLMLDRRVGGLPVVDEDGELRGMLTLTDVLRAEGRAARLHWGAVDQHMTRGVVTVTPGTPASEAAATLKITRLHVLPVVQGTQLRGVLHEKDLTAAVDRAGATHGPTVLADQFFLNGLTAADLMRPPTGYVTESVPMRDALTRMLNLDVHGLPVITEDGDLLGVVTISDVIRTVLGESVGTGGATT; this is encoded by the coding sequence ATGACCACCCCCCTGCTCGTGAAGGACGCCATGCACGCCCGCGCCGTCACCCTCTTCCCCCACAGCACCCTGACGGACGCCGTGGTCACCATGCAGGAACTGCGCGTCAAGCGCCTGCCGGTGGTGCAGGACGGCCGCGTGGTCGGGATCGTGACGGACGGCGAGGTGCGCCGCGCGCTGCCCACCCTGAGCGAGGGCCTCACCCCGTGGGCGTTCACGGACCGCGTGGGGCGCGTGCGGGCGCGGGACATCATGCGTCACCCGGTGCTGACGGTCACGCCCGACGCGCCCCTGACGGCGGCGCTGCGGCTGATGCTGGACCGGCGCGTGGGGGGCCTGCCCGTCGTGGACGAGGACGGCGAGCTGCGCGGCATGCTGACCCTGACGGACGTCCTGCGGGCCGAGGGCCGCGCCGCGCGGCTGCACTGGGGCGCGGTGGATCAGCACATGACCAGGGGCGTCGTGACCGTCACGCCCGGCACGCCCGCCAGCGAGGCCGCCGCCACGCTGAAGATCACGCGCCTGCACGTCCTGCCTGTCGTGCAGGGCACCCAGCTGCGCGGCGTGCTGCACGAGAAGGACCTCACGGCCGCCGTGGACCGCGCTGGGGCGACCCACGGACCCACCGTCCTGGCCGACCAGTTCTTTCTGAACGGCCTGACCGCCGCGGACCTGATGCGCCCCCCCACCGGGTACGTCACCGAGAGCGTCCCCATGCGTGACGCGCTGACCCGCATGCTGAACCTGGACGTGCACGGCCTGCCGGTCATCACGGAGGATGGGGACCTGCTGGGCGTCGTGACGATCAGCGACGTGATCCGCACCGTGCTGGGCGAGAGCGTGGGCACAGGCGGGGCGACCACCTAG
- the lipA gene encoding lipoyl synthase, with protein sequence MTQENAKEPKFIKNGIYRKDSVPVRDKKPEWLKVTIPTGQVFTEVRKIVKEHRLHTVCEEAMCPNIGECWSRGTATFMLMGHICTRACRFCAVDTGNPMGKLDLDEPRGVAESVQLMGLKYVVLTSVDRDDLPDGGAYHFAKTVQAIKKLNPETRVEALTPDFGGNTHCVDLVLDSGVDTYAQNLETVRRLTHPVRDIRADYDQTLKVLAHAKQARPDVITKTSIMLGLGETREELRETMRDCRAAGVDVLTFGQYLRPTMHHLPVERYVSPAEFDEIREEAMSLGFLEVVSGPLVRSSYKAEQIVMDRPGTLPEHLAHLGEGSELSLI encoded by the coding sequence ATGACCCAAGAGAACGCCAAGGAACCCAAGTTCATCAAGAACGGCATCTACCGCAAAGACAGCGTCCCGGTCCGCGACAAGAAACCCGAGTGGCTGAAAGTCACCATCCCGACGGGTCAGGTCTTCACCGAAGTCCGCAAGATCGTCAAGGAACACCGCCTGCACACCGTGTGCGAGGAAGCCATGTGCCCCAACATCGGCGAATGCTGGAGCCGCGGCACCGCTACGTTCATGCTCATGGGCCACATCTGCACCCGCGCCTGCCGCTTCTGCGCCGTGGACACCGGCAACCCCATGGGCAAACTCGACCTCGACGAACCCCGGGGCGTCGCCGAGAGCGTCCAGCTCATGGGCCTCAAGTACGTCGTGCTGACCAGCGTGGACCGCGACGACCTGCCGGACGGCGGCGCGTACCACTTCGCCAAGACCGTCCAGGCCATCAAGAAACTCAACCCCGAGACGCGCGTCGAGGCCCTCACGCCCGACTTCGGCGGGAACACCCACTGCGTCGATCTGGTGCTCGACAGCGGCGTGGACACCTACGCGCAGAACCTCGAAACGGTCCGCCGCCTCACCCACCCCGTCCGCGACATCCGCGCCGACTACGACCAGACCCTGAAGGTCCTCGCGCACGCCAAGCAGGCCCGCCCCGACGTCATCACCAAGACCAGCATCATGCTCGGCCTGGGCGAAACCCGCGAGGAACTCCGCGAGACCATGCGCGACTGCCGCGCCGCCGGCGTGGACGTCCTGACCTTCGGGCAGTACCTGCGCCCCACCATGCACCACCTGCCCGTCGAACGCTACGTCTCCCCCGCCGAATTCGACGAGATCCGCGAGGAAGCCATGAGCCTCGGCTTCCTGGAAGTCGTCAGCGGCCCCCTGGTCCGCAGCTCCTACAAGGCCGAGCAGATCGTCATGGACCGCCCCGGCACCCTGCCCGAGCACCTCGCGCACCTCGGCGAGGGCAGCGAACTCAGCCTGATCTGA
- the lipB gene encoding lipoyl(octanoyl) transferase LipB has translation MTASPFAVRDLGVTPYRDAWDLQKTLHAQVAAGDAPPTLLLVEHPPVLTLGRKAREGTNIIVTRDYLKAQGIEVLEVERGGDVTYHGPGQLVAYAIFPVGRRVADFLRLLEQATITALHDLGLEDARPNPGYAGVYVTERDVNGLTYDQKIASFGVAVQRHVALHGLALNVNANLQHFDLIVPCGLTQTHMTSVQREYDLRGLNRAASMQTAKDALTRAFHTTFAQYDWTLPTPAAAGS, from the coding sequence ATGACCGCCTCCCCCTTCGCCGTCCGGGATCTCGGCGTGACGCCGTACCGGGACGCCTGGGACCTCCAGAAAACCCTGCACGCACAGGTGGCCGCCGGGGACGCCCCGCCCACCCTCCTGCTCGTGGAACACCCGCCCGTCCTCACGCTGGGCCGCAAGGCCCGCGAGGGCACCAACATCATCGTCACCCGCGACTACCTGAAGGCGCAGGGCATCGAGGTGCTGGAGGTCGAACGCGGCGGGGACGTCACCTACCACGGCCCCGGCCAGCTTGTCGCGTACGCCATCTTCCCCGTCGGCCGCCGGGTCGCGGACTTCCTGCGCCTGCTCGAACAGGCGACCATCACGGCCCTGCACGACCTGGGCCTGGAGGACGCCCGGCCCAACCCCGGCTACGCGGGCGTGTACGTCACCGAGCGGGACGTGAACGGCCTGACGTACGATCAGAAGATCGCGTCGTTCGGCGTCGCGGTACAGCGGCACGTGGCCCTGCACGGCCTCGCCCTGAACGTGAACGCGAACCTACAGCACTTCGACCTGATCGTCCCGTGCGGCCTGACGCAGACGCACATGACCAGCGTGCAGCGCGAGTACGACCTGCGCGGCCTGAACAGAGCGGCCAGCATGCAGACAGCCAAAGACGCCCTGACGCGCGCCTTCCACACCACCTTCGCCCAGTACGACTGGACGCTGCCCACCCCCGCGGCAGCCGGGAGCTGA
- a CDS encoding GNAT family N-acetyltransferase, with protein sequence MDLVPPSEQFKASFLDAVREAQATGSGLGDTLSFDVADMERDFPAFLAHLRRFEPGHALPEGFVHSEPLWLVDGDTYLGRASIRHTLNARLREFGGHIGYEVRPGARRQGHATRILAGSLRRARQLGIESALVTCDADNTGSRRTIEKNGGVLEGQFVVPDHPKPILRFWVPTPA encoded by the coding sequence ATGGACCTGGTGCCCCCCTCCGAGCAGTTCAAAGCGAGCTTCCTGGACGCCGTGCGCGAGGCGCAGGCCACCGGCAGCGGTCTGGGCGACACCCTCAGCTTCGACGTGGCCGACATGGAGCGTGACTTCCCGGCCTTCCTGGCTCACCTGCGCCGCTTCGAACCCGGTCACGCCCTCCCCGAGGGCTTCGTGCACTCCGAGCCCCTGTGGCTCGTGGACGGGGACACATACCTGGGCCGCGCCAGCATCCGCCACACCCTGAACGCCCGCCTGCGCGAATTCGGCGGTCACATCGGCTACGAGGTCCGCCCGGGCGCCCGCCGCCAGGGGCACGCCACCCGCATCCTCGCCGGATCGCTGCGCCGCGCCCGGCAGCTGGGCATCGAGTCGGCCCTCGTGACCTGCGACGCGGACAACACCGGCTCGCGCCGCACCATCGAGAAGAACGGCGGCGTGCTGGAAGGCCAGTTCGTGGTCCCGGACCACCCCAAGCCCATCCTGCGGTTCTGGGTGCCCACGCCCGCCTGA
- the rplS gene encoding 50S ribosomal protein L19, with product MQHAIKVNRGAILRAVEQPHLKADLPEFRPGDTVRVETKVVEGNRTRNQAFEGVVIAINGTGSRKSFTVRKISFGEGVERVFPFNSPLVAKISVLERGKVRRAKLYYLRELRGKAARIKSDRSRVMKDAAAKTAANAKSEE from the coding sequence ATGCAGCACGCAATCAAAGTGAACCGTGGCGCCATCCTGCGCGCCGTCGAGCAGCCCCACCTGAAGGCCGACCTGCCCGAGTTCCGCCCCGGCGACACCGTCCGCGTGGAAACGAAGGTCGTCGAAGGCAACCGCACCCGCAACCAGGCCTTCGAGGGCGTCGTGATCGCCATCAACGGCACCGGCAGCCGCAAGAGCTTCACCGTCCGCAAGATCAGCTTCGGTGAAGGCGTGGAGCGCGTGTTCCCCTTCAACAGCCCCCTGGTCGCCAAGATCAGCGTGCTGGAGCGCGGTAAGGTCCGCCGCGCCAAGCTGTACTACCTGCGCGAACTGCGCGGCAAGGCTGCCCGCATCAAGAGCGACCGCAGCCGCGTGATGAAGGACGCCGCCGCCAAGACGGCCGCGAACGCCAAGAGCGAGGAGTAA
- a CDS encoding HAD family hydrolase has product MPPTALLALDLDGTLLGPQGEVPPGLSDELRAWAGAGAHLALLTARGRVPPEVQGWPLHTVTRCYGAWVEQAGQALWSWFLPEATVRVATEAIPLADRRVGKTLLGTADPGGIVRGPQPGFETSWPQARAVLKIVRGDEPARLDVLAARWAALPGTGLIRERSTRLVLVRAGADKGAALRHLTAHLGVLRARVVAAGDGPADAAMLPHAGLFIRVGAHPALAGAALRAGCPADVPGVLAGVRVRLLRCPA; this is encoded by the coding sequence GTGCCCCCCACCGCGCTGCTGGCCCTGGACCTTGACGGCACCCTGCTCGGCCCTCAGGGTGAGGTGCCCCCCGGCCTGAGTGATGAACTGCGCGCCTGGGCCGGGGCGGGCGCGCATCTGGCGCTGCTGACGGCGCGGGGCCGCGTGCCGCCCGAGGTGCAGGGCTGGCCGCTGCACACGGTGACCCGCTGTTACGGGGCGTGGGTGGAGCAGGCGGGACAGGCGCTGTGGTCGTGGTTCCTGCCGGAAGCAACGGTCCGCGTCGCCACCGAGGCCATTCCACTGGCCGACCGGCGGGTAGGGAAGACCCTACTGGGCACGGCCGACCCGGGCGGGATCGTGCGCGGCCCCCAGCCGGGATTCGAGACGTCCTGGCCGCAGGCGCGCGCGGTGCTGAAGATCGTGCGGGGCGATGAGCCCGCGCGGCTGGACGTCCTGGCGGCCCGCTGGGCGGCGCTGCCCGGCACGGGGCTGATCCGCGAGCGGTCCACCCGGCTGGTGCTGGTGCGGGCCGGCGCCGACAAGGGCGCGGCGCTGCGTCACCTGACGGCCCACCTGGGTGTGCTCCGCGCGCGGGTCGTGGCGGCCGGGGACGGCCCGGCGGACGCCGCGATGCTCCCTCACGCCGGGCTGTTCATCCGGGTGGGCGCGCACCCGGCGCTGGCGGGCGCGGCGCTGCGCGCCGGGTGTCCAGCGGATGTGCCCGGTGTCCTGGCGGGGGTGCGGGTGCGGTTGCTACGCTGCCCGGCGTGA
- a CDS encoding HAD family hydrolase, with amino-acid sequence MNLPENAPTTLPLLMAFDLDGTLIPDAGRAAAPDVVAALGRLRALGVQLAIITGRDTPPGAVRDAMQPHAVATNNGGRVLVGDDLHQEASFTDADLEAVLAHELPGARVVLFTAETLYVDLPPGAEPEPWMLARSFRPLADAPRAGILKAGYYHPDVAGLAGRLREGHPHLVLTGAQAPYPHFLTVTPQGAHKGAALTLIADALGVPHDRTVAFGDSDNDQAMLEVAAFGVQVGDLPLLAPHADARVDTQAELGAFLHAWADRMAAGQAGAARAGER; translated from the coding sequence GTGAACCTGCCCGAGAACGCCCCGACCACGCTCCCTCTGCTGATGGCCTTCGACCTGGACGGCACGCTGATTCCCGACGCGGGCCGCGCCGCCGCGCCCGACGTGGTGGCCGCCCTGGGTCGCCTGCGGGCCCTGGGGGTGCAGCTGGCGATCATCACGGGGCGCGACACGCCGCCCGGCGCGGTGCGGGACGCCATGCAGCCGCACGCGGTCGCCACGAACAACGGCGGGCGGGTGCTCGTCGGGGACGACCTGCACCAGGAGGCCAGTTTCACCGACGCGGATCTGGAGGCGGTGCTGGCGCACGAGCTGCCGGGCGCGCGGGTGGTGCTGTTCACCGCCGAGACGCTGTACGTGGACCTGCCGCCCGGCGCAGAGCCCGAACCCTGGATGTTGGCGCGGTCGTTCCGGCCGCTGGCGGACGCGCCGCGCGCGGGCATCCTGAAGGCCGGGTACTACCACCCGGACGTGGCGGGACTGGCCGGGCGCCTGCGTGAGGGGCACCCGCATCTGGTCCTGACCGGCGCGCAGGCGCCCTACCCGCACTTCCTGACGGTCACGCCGCAGGGAGCGCACAAGGGCGCGGCGCTCACGCTGATCGCGGACGCGCTGGGCGTCCCGCATGACCGCACCGTGGCGTTCGGGGACAGTGACAACGATCAGGCGATGCTGGAGGTCGCGGCGTTCGGCGTGCAGGTGGGGGACCTGCCGCTGCTGGCCCCCCACGCCGACGCGCGCGTGGACACGCAGGCGGAACTGGGCGCGTTCCTGCACGCCTGGGCCGACCGGATGGCGGCCGGCCAGGCTGGGGCGGCCCGGGCCGGGGAGCGGTAA
- a CDS encoding LacI family DNA-binding transcriptional regulator, whose protein sequence is MTNRLSVASTLTYNAAVSTIQDVARLAGVSPTTAKRALKEPDKLTPDTLARVQQAIAQLHYEPDQRAGSLRGGQSTTVGLVVGSILEPFFAQFARTASHVLADAGYTLIISENEYSAQRELQELRRLYGLRVAGVMLRPGYGQDSQEYLARLRSRGVAITEYDYRPPHHDEPSVMLDNPGAVRQAVTHLHALGHRRIAALGTYHPVIHPEERSRAFPEIMNALGLTVPAEYQRVTLLTEDTAYALTNDLLDLPEPPTALIALTGTQASGAYRALRERGVRLPDDISLVAFDNYPWTSLVDPPITVLEQPVKTMAEQAAALMLAQLGHGTVTQRHVVLGARLIERGSTAPPARS, encoded by the coding sequence GTGACCAACCGCTTGAGTGTCGCCTCGACCCTGACCTACAATGCAGCCGTGTCCACCATCCAGGACGTCGCCCGGCTGGCCGGCGTCTCCCCCACCACTGCCAAACGCGCCCTGAAGGAACCCGACAAACTCACGCCCGACACGCTCGCGCGTGTCCAGCAGGCCATCGCGCAGCTGCACTACGAGCCCGACCAGCGCGCCGGGAGCCTGCGCGGCGGCCAGAGCACCACCGTCGGGCTGGTCGTCGGCTCGATCCTCGAACCCTTCTTCGCGCAGTTCGCCCGCACCGCCTCGCACGTCCTGGCGGACGCGGGCTACACCCTGATCATCAGCGAGAACGAGTACAGCGCCCAGCGCGAACTCCAGGAACTGAGGCGGCTGTACGGCCTGCGCGTGGCCGGCGTCATGCTGCGCCCCGGCTACGGCCAGGACAGCCAGGAGTACCTCGCGCGGCTGCGCTCACGCGGCGTGGCCATCACCGAGTACGACTACCGCCCCCCCCACCACGACGAACCCAGCGTGATGCTCGACAACCCGGGCGCCGTGCGGCAGGCGGTCACGCACCTGCACGCGCTGGGCCACCGCCGCATCGCCGCGCTGGGCACCTACCACCCGGTCATCCACCCGGAGGAACGCAGCCGCGCCTTCCCGGAGATCATGAACGCACTGGGCCTGACCGTCCCCGCCGAGTACCAGCGCGTGACCCTGCTCACCGAGGACACCGCCTACGCCCTCACGAACGACCTGCTCGACCTGCCCGAGCCGCCCACCGCGCTGATCGCCCTGACCGGCACGCAGGCGTCCGGAGCGTACCGCGCGCTGCGCGAACGCGGGGTGCGCCTGCCGGACGACATCAGCCTCGTCGCCTTCGACAACTACCCCTGGACCAGCCTCGTGGACCCGCCCATCACGGTGCTCGAGCAGCCGGTGAAGACCATGGCCGAACAGGCCGCCGCGCTGATGCTCGCGCAGCTCGGACACGGGACGGTCACGCAGCGGCACGTGGTGCTGGGCGCACGGCTGATCGAGCGGGGCAGCACCGCCCCGCCCGCGCGGTCCTGA